One genomic window of Streptomyces sp. NBC_01276 includes the following:
- a CDS encoding DUF1203 domain-containing protein yields MTSSTVRAAGPPPAVLPRPLTPDVLAELRRRDDAGRPCLPYEDPEGGAPLRCCLRRSRAGERIALVSYAPLRRWAAGAGVDPGAYDEQGPVFVHAAPCAGPPREGGLPFGTPGALRVARRYDAGGRILGGRVLDLGEEPDAVVRQALAEAFDDPEVALVHVRAVEYGCFLYEVRRP; encoded by the coding sequence ATGACCTCCTCCACGGTCCGCGCCGCCGGACCCCCTCCCGCCGTCCTGCCCCGCCCCCTCACCCCCGACGTCCTCGCCGAGCTGCGCCGGCGCGACGACGCGGGCCGGCCCTGCCTGCCGTACGAGGACCCGGAGGGCGGGGCCCCGCTGCGCTGCTGCCTGCGCCGCAGCCGGGCGGGCGAGCGCATCGCCCTGGTCTCCTACGCGCCGCTGCGCCGCTGGGCGGCCGGGGCCGGCGTGGATCCGGGGGCGTACGACGAGCAGGGGCCGGTGTTCGTGCACGCCGCCCCCTGCGCGGGTCCGCCGCGAGAAGGCGGCCTGCCGTTCGGGACGCCGGGGGCACTGCGCGTCGCCCGGCGCTACGACGCTGGCGGCCGGATCCTCGGCGGCCGCGTACTGGACCTCGGCGAGGAACCCGACGCGGTCGTCCGGCAGGCGCTGGCCGAGGCCTTCGACGACCCGGAGGTCGCCCTCGTGCACGTCCGCGCGGTGGAGTACGGCTGCTTCCTCTACGAGGTGCGGCGGCCGTGA
- a CDS encoding aspartate-semialdehyde dehydrogenase, giving the protein MRVGIVGATGQVGGVMRGILAERKFPVDELRLFASARSAGSTLEWEGREITIEDASTADYSGLDIVLFSAGGSTSRALAEKVASQGAVVIDNSSAWRGDPEVPLVVSEVNPHAIKNRPKGIIANPNCTTMAAMPVLRPLHDEAGLTALVATTYQAVSGSGLAGVAELKGQACAVSEAADQLTFDGGAVDFPEPAVYKRPIAYNVVPLAGNLVDDGSFETDEEQKLRNESRKILEIPELKVSGTCVRVPVFSGHSLQVNARFTRPLSVERAYELLADAPGVELSEIPTPLQAAGKDASYVGRIRVDETVDNGIALFLSNDNLRKGAALNAVQIAELVAEELRQG; this is encoded by the coding sequence GTGAGGGTCGGAATCGTCGGAGCCACCGGACAGGTCGGCGGAGTCATGCGCGGCATCCTGGCCGAGCGCAAGTTCCCGGTGGACGAGCTGCGGCTGTTCGCCTCGGCCCGTTCGGCGGGCTCGACCCTGGAGTGGGAGGGCCGCGAGATCACCATCGAGGACGCCTCCACGGCCGACTACTCCGGCCTGGACATCGTGCTCTTCTCCGCCGGCGGCTCCACCTCCCGGGCCCTCGCCGAGAAGGTCGCCTCCCAGGGCGCCGTCGTGATCGACAACTCCTCCGCCTGGCGCGGCGACCCCGAGGTCCCCCTCGTCGTCTCCGAGGTCAACCCGCACGCGATCAAGAACCGCCCCAAGGGCATCATCGCGAACCCGAACTGCACCACGATGGCCGCGATGCCCGTGCTGCGCCCCCTGCACGACGAGGCCGGCCTGACCGCGCTGGTCGCCACCACCTACCAGGCCGTCTCCGGCTCGGGCCTGGCCGGCGTGGCCGAGCTCAAGGGCCAGGCCTGCGCGGTCTCCGAGGCCGCCGACCAGCTGACCTTCGACGGCGGCGCGGTGGACTTCCCGGAGCCCGCCGTCTACAAGCGCCCGATCGCCTACAACGTGGTCCCGCTCGCGGGCAACCTGGTCGACGACGGCTCCTTCGAGACCGACGAGGAGCAGAAGCTCCGCAACGAGTCCCGCAAGATCCTGGAGATCCCGGAGCTCAAGGTCTCCGGCACCTGCGTGCGCGTCCCCGTCTTCTCGGGTCACTCCCTGCAGGTCAACGCCCGCTTCACCCGCCCGCTGAGCGTCGAGCGCGCCTACGAGCTGCTGGCGGACGCCCCCGGCGTCGAGCTGTCCGAGATCCCGACCCCCCTCCAGGCGGCCGGCAAGGACGCCTCGTACGTGGGCCGCATCCGCGTCGACGAGACGGTGGACAACGGCATCGCGCTGTTCCTGTCGAACGACAACCTGCGCAAGGGCGCCGCGCTGAACGCCGTCCAGATCGCCGAGCTCGTGGCCGAGGAGCTGCGCCAGGGCTGA